A window of the Lolium perenne isolate Kyuss_39 chromosome 7, Kyuss_2.0, whole genome shotgun sequence genome harbors these coding sequences:
- the LOC139833747 gene encoding uncharacterized protein, translated as MQRFHVKGKLAPRYIGPFKVLGRRGEVSYQLELPAELSEFHDVFHVSQLWKCLQVPDKPEVFKNIDHRSIDLNQDLTYREKPLQILEEAVRVSRRRKIKFFKVQWSNHSEEEATWEREDYLRSEFPYLFSS; from the coding sequence ATGCAACGTTTCCATGTCAAGGGCAAGTTGGCACCAAGGTACATTGGTCCTTTCAAGGTCCTTGGTCGCcgcggagaagtctcatatcaactggagctacccgcAGAACTGTCTGAgtttcatgatgtcttccatgtctcccaactcTGGAAATGCCTCCAAGTACCTGACAAGCCCGAGgtcttcaagaacatcgaccaccgcTCTATCGACCTAAACCAGGATTTAACATACCGCGAGAAACCACTTCAAATCCTGGAAGAAGCCGTAAGGGTCTCTCGGAGAAGAAAGATCAAGTTCTTCAAGGTGCAATGGAGTAACCATTCTGAggaggaagccacctgggaacgggaGGATTATCTTAGGAGCGAGTTCCCATATCTCTTCAGCTCTTAG